GTTGTGCGTTAGAGAGATTTGCTGCTGCTTTTCCATCAGGCGTTGCAAGCGTTCTTCCTTTACCTCGTCCGGGATGGAATCGCCCAGCGCCTCACTGGCGGTGCCCGGTTCGCAAGAGAACTTTAAAGCCCCCAGTTTGTCGAAGCGGACTTCTTCAATGAAATCGAGCAGGACCTGAAATTCCTCTTCGGTCTCGCCGGGATAACCGACGATGAAAGTACTGCGCAGGGCAAGGTCGGGAATGGCTTGGCGCATTTTCCCCAGAGTCTTGTATACCTGGCCGGTGTTGGTCGGACGCCCCATCCGCCGTAGCACCGATGGGTGGGCGTGTTGCAGGGGCATGTCGAGGTAGGGCACTATTTGCTTGTGTGCAGCCATGACCTCTATCAATTCATCGGTAACGTAGCCGGGATAAGCGTACATGACGCGGACCCAATCGATTTGAGGTATAGCGGCGGTCATTTCTGTGAGCAGGTGAGCCAGGCCGTTTTTCAAACCCAGGTCACTGCCGTAATCGGTGGTATTCTGGGCGATTAGGACGATCTCCCTTACGCCACTTGACTGCAATGAGACCGCTTCCGCGAGGATGGACGCCATCGGGCGGCTGACGGTGGGTCCTTTGATTAAAGGAATGGCGCAGAAGGCGCACTTACGGGAGCAGCCGTCGGCGATCTTTATATAAGCGCTGGCGCCCTGCACCGAAACGCGCTGGACGCCGTGCTCGTCCCTGCCCACGGTGGCCGCATCGGATAGCTGATAGCGCGATTCGGGGAGATTAGCGCCGCTCAGGCTCTCGACTACATCGACAATATCCATCCAGCGGCGTGTGCCCAGGATGGCATCGATGCCGGGAACGCGGAGGGCGACTTCGCCGCCGTAGCGCTGTGTCAGGCAGCCTGCGGCGACCAGCACCTGGCCGCTCTTCTTTTTGGCCGCCAATCTGGCGAGCATGTCGTATGATTCCTCTTTGGCCGTGCTGATAAAACCGCAGGTATTGACGATCAGGACTCGCGCCTGCCGCGGGTTGGCGACAAGCTCATAACCGGAAACGGTCAATAAGTGCGCCATGGAATCAGAGTCAACGGTATTCTTGTCACAGCCGAGGGATACGATGTGGAATGTTTTCTTGTTCATCCGGGAAGTTTTCACCTTATCAGGATTTCTACCATCAACGGAGCTGATGGATTAACAACCTGCTGCTTAAAAAAGATTGAAAAATGGAGGCAGAAATGCCGCCCCCCTTTTATCGCAATTTCTACTCACTAATTCAGCTTAGCCAATATTTAGCCGGGGGGGGGCCGGAAGACCCCTGCCCCCTGCAATAATTACCATTCATTCTTTTCTGAACTGTAGTACATCCCGGAAGGACTGGCGGTAAAAGCCAGAGTAGGTTTTTTTATCTCGAGGAATTTCCAGGGACAATGCATCACATGAGCGGGAATACAGACCAGTGCGCTCTTGTTGATATAGTGGGTTTCGCCTCCCAGGTCAACGCTAAAAGTACCGCCCACATCATAGGGATGCTCCGGGTCGCATCCCGTCATGACCATGAGTTCCGGCCATTCATGGTCGTGCACTCCCATTGGAGCTTGACCGTAGCCTTCGTAAAACCAGACAAAATCCACGTAAAACGAGCCTTTGGCAATATCATCCTCCATGTGGAGCAGACGCGCCCCTTTCATCGTCATTTTAGACGTAGCCGGAGGTTGTACCGCTTTCTCTTTGGTCTCGGATACGATGGTGTACCGGGGCAGATTCGGGTCTCTCTTCACCTTGGGGTCGGGGCGAACACCCATGGAAGTGTAAAAGATGGGATGCTCCATATGATTAATCCGGACCGGCCCGAAAGGAACGCCCGCGGGGACGAATACCAGGCTGCTCTTCTTCAGGATATTCTTTTTGCCGTCAATCCAGGCGGTTATTTCTCCGGCGAGGCTGAACGGGTCTTCCGGATCGGCGCCTACCAGGCCGATGACCTGGTTTTCGGCACTAATCCGGGTGCCGTCAACCATCTGGTCAGGTTGGCTGCGCCAAAACCAGGTGCAGTCCACGGACATGAAGTCCGGAAGGCGGTTTTGGTCTACCTTCATGACATGGGTGGACTCAAACCCGGTATCGGTGATAATACGGTCGGCATACTTCAAGTAAGACACTTTATTCCCCCTTACTTTTCACTAAGTAGATTATAGCAACCCCGGGCAAAGGATGCTATGGTCAATCCGTCCGCCGGTATTATAATCGATAAGCTTACCTATAAAAACCCGGTAAAAACCTCAAATACTGTATCCGCGGGAAAAAGACCTGGACTTTGCTGCTCCGGATTAATTGCCGGTGCGACTGGCGCTGCGATGAGGAAATCCCCGTCTTAATGCCAATTATTTGAAAAACCTTGATAATAGATTACTTTAGTTCTAAAATGGTGATAATCGGTAGACAAAAGCTAGAGTAGTTCACGGCTAATCGTGCGATATTTAGTCTGTGGCCTTTTTTATTGGATACAACTCAAGGCTAATCCGTGACCGTGTGTTTCAATAATTCTTGTTATGTGGCGGTGATTGCCTAGAGCGCTCAATATTAAACTCTCTAGATACGTTCCCGCGCCGGGCTCCAGCTTGAACGGGTAGAACATCTACTAGTAGA
This genomic interval from Dehalococcoidales bacterium contains the following:
- the rimO gene encoding 30S ribosomal protein S12 methylthiotransferase RimO; protein product: MNKKTFHIVSLGCDKNTVDSDSMAHLLTVSGYELVANPRQARVLIVNTCGFISTAKEESYDMLARLAAKKKSGQVLVAAGCLTQRYGGEVALRVPGIDAILGTRRWMDIVDVVESLSGANLPESRYQLSDAATVGRDEHGVQRVSVQGASAYIKIADGCSRKCAFCAIPLIKGPTVSRPMASILAEAVSLQSSGVREIVLIAQNTTDYGSDLGLKNGLAHLLTEMTAAIPQIDWVRVMYAYPGYVTDELIEVMAAHKQIVPYLDMPLQHAHPSVLRRMGRPTNTGQVYKTLGKMRQAIPDLALRSTFIVGYPGETEEEFQVLLDFIEEVRFDKLGALKFSCEPGTASEALGDSIPDEVKEERLQRLMEKQQQISLTHNQAFIGRNLEVLIEGAGEGISVGRSYRDAPKVDGLVLVKGEIPAGKIISVSINNAMVYDLSGIANLQ